From Pigmentibacter ruber, a single genomic window includes:
- a CDS encoding ABC-F family ATP-binding cassette domain-containing protein: MSSAPYLSIHNISTSYGATKLFENLSFTIHPGERWGIVGPNGAGKSTLFRLLEGKQAPDTGTISFRNNLKVSILTQKYEFDPEKTVFEILKESLPIEYDIDSQQEIILQKIQAHTELLSTNSNLANDTKWNGDLTKLQDELSQFTGAGTENILMSALKAGKLTEISNSKFKNLSGGQQKRVQILTALLKNPQLILLDEPTNHLDVQTVDWLEELLLEVVEQGSNLFGLKNNQENMERIAFAIISHDRALLDTLVNKILEIEGGSATQYEGNYEDYSQVKIENTLTAEKTKAKMANLMRRELAWLRTGAKARTTKQKSRIDRAHALDKELNQKEQKSILSKKTTDINFAASMNDEQRNSEDNIVAVVRNLGDQELVNLKNISILHPNGKQNHFIFKNLNLIIKPKMRIAILGPNGCGKSTLMNLIANHLPAQQGEIKYHELVNITYFDQQRQKLDPTQTVKTTLSPEGEYVHFGGKFIHIMGYLDKFLFYKFDANRKVTELSGGEQARLLLAKLMLEQGNLLILDEPTNDLDIPTLQILERNLMDYQGGVLFTSHDRYFVQKVATNILTFLGNNETADNITGQWLLLPDLDQALSEMEKFSEPVAKKEFNKTEDNSEKKQEVSKKRKLSFKEQKELENMEKRIFELEEKISECNKKLEELYSKATNHKESEILAKEILAMQNELDNCYAKWELLSV; this comes from the coding sequence ATGTCCTCAGCTCCCTACTTATCTATCCACAACATTTCAACAAGTTATGGAGCTACCAAACTGTTTGAAAACTTATCTTTTACAATTCATCCTGGGGAAAGATGGGGAATTGTGGGCCCAAATGGGGCAGGAAAATCGACTTTGTTCAGACTCTTAGAAGGAAAACAAGCTCCAGATACAGGAACTATTTCCTTTCGCAATAATTTAAAAGTATCTATTTTAACTCAAAAATATGAATTTGACCCCGAAAAGACAGTGTTTGAAATTCTAAAAGAATCCTTACCCATAGAATATGATATCGATTCCCAGCAAGAAATTATTTTGCAAAAAATACAAGCACATACTGAATTACTATCTACAAACTCTAACCTAGCAAATGATACAAAATGGAATGGAGACCTTACTAAACTGCAAGATGAATTATCGCAGTTCACAGGAGCTGGAACAGAAAACATCTTAATGAGCGCATTAAAAGCTGGTAAATTAACTGAGATTTCCAATTCTAAATTTAAAAATTTATCTGGTGGGCAGCAAAAAAGAGTTCAAATATTAACCGCTTTATTAAAAAATCCACAGCTTATTTTATTGGATGAACCTACAAATCATTTAGATGTTCAAACAGTTGATTGGCTTGAAGAACTGCTTTTAGAAGTCGTAGAACAAGGTTCAAATTTGTTTGGATTAAAAAATAACCAAGAAAATATGGAACGAATTGCCTTTGCAATTATTTCGCACGATAGAGCCCTGCTAGACACATTGGTAAATAAAATTCTTGAAATAGAAGGAGGTTCTGCTACTCAATATGAAGGAAATTATGAAGACTATAGTCAAGTAAAAATAGAAAATACTCTTACAGCTGAAAAAACGAAAGCAAAAATGGCTAACTTAATGCGTAGAGAACTTGCTTGGTTAAGAACTGGTGCAAAAGCCAGAACCACAAAACAAAAATCACGCATAGATAGAGCTCATGCACTTGACAAAGAACTAAATCAAAAAGAACAAAAATCTATTCTAAGTAAAAAAACCACAGATATAAATTTTGCTGCAAGTATGAATGATGAACAAAGAAACTCAGAAGATAATATTGTTGCTGTTGTAAGAAATTTGGGTGATCAAGAACTTGTAAACTTAAAAAACATTTCAATATTACATCCAAACGGTAAACAAAATCATTTTATTTTTAAAAATTTAAACTTAATTATAAAGCCAAAAATGCGAATTGCAATTCTAGGTCCTAATGGCTGTGGAAAATCTACATTAATGAATCTTATTGCAAATCATCTCCCCGCCCAGCAAGGTGAAATTAAATATCATGAATTAGTCAATATTACATATTTTGATCAACAAAGACAAAAATTAGACCCAACCCAAACAGTAAAAACAACACTTTCTCCTGAAGGAGAATATGTTCATTTTGGTGGCAAATTCATTCATATTATGGGCTATTTGGATAAATTTTTATTTTATAAATTTGATGCAAATAGAAAAGTAACAGAATTATCTGGCGGTGAACAAGCCCGTTTATTGCTTGCTAAATTAATGTTAGAACAGGGTAATTTACTTATTTTAGATGAGCCTACAAATGACTTAGATATTCCAACCCTGCAAATTTTAGAAAGAAATTTAATGGACTATCAAGGAGGCGTTTTATTTACAAGTCATGATCGTTACTTTGTTCAAAAAGTAGCAACAAATATTTTAACATTTTTAGGAAATAATGAAACAGCTGATAACATTACAGGACAATGGCTTTTGTTACCAGATTTAGATCAAGCCTTATCTGAGATGGAAAAGTTTTCTGAACCAGTTGCAAAGAAAGAGTTTAATAAAACTGAGGATAATTCAGAAAAAAAACAAGAAGTATCTAAAAAAAGAAAGCTTTCATTTAAAGAACAAAAAGAATTAGAAAACATGGAAAAAAGAATATTTGAACTAGAAGAAAAAATTTCCGAATGTAATAAAAAATTAGAAGAACTTTATAGTAAAGCTACTAATCACAAAGAAAGCGAAATTTTAGCAAAAGAAATTCTTGCTATGCAAAATGAATTAGATAATTGTTACGCTAAATGGGAATTACTAAGCGTTTGA
- a CDS encoding spermine/spermidine synthase domain-containing protein produces the protein MPQKTKLLDLWFSENLSDGEIYKYLITKTRVQKETKKHTLYLTEFENRGVGYILDNKLKFTASDEFMFYEPLIHVPFIQSQQVKNVLIIGFGCGASIRECLKWKDIEKITVLEEDKEFYLTNAEYLADIHQNTYMNKKVDIIFLNLEEYLKKFKNKYDLIILDINCSFLNIEDNSLLDKDFFSNCYSLLKKDGNLSFYISELHIDKDEVLRKKIKILKSIFKEVILYTSWIPSICKNLTFILLSKNSKGKKYTIEEISKFIKTKNIGKLYFINEHSFIGLMNPPIYLQKYDLAS, from the coding sequence ATGCCGCAGAAAACAAAACTCCTTGACTTGTGGTTTTCAGAAAACTTGTCTGATGGTGAAATATATAAGTATTTAATTACTAAAACACGGGTTCAAAAGGAAACTAAGAAGCATACTTTATATTTAACAGAATTTGAAAATAGAGGTGTAGGTTATATCCTTGATAACAAATTAAAGTTTACAGCATCTGATGAATTTATGTTTTATGAACCTTTAATACACGTTCCATTTATCCAATCTCAGCAAGTAAAAAATGTTTTAATAATTGGTTTTGGTTGTGGAGCAAGTATAAGAGAATGTTTAAAATGGAAAGATATTGAAAAAATTACTGTACTGGAGGAAGATAAAGAATTTTATTTAACAAATGCAGAGTATCTTGCAGATATCCATCAAAATACTTATATGAACAAAAAAGTAGATATTATCTTTCTAAATTTAGAAGAATATTTGAAAAAATTTAAGAATAAATATGATTTGATTATTCTTGATATAAATTGCTCATTTTTAAATATCGAGGATAATTCATTACTTGATAAAGATTTCTTTTCAAATTGTTATTCTTTATTAAAGAAAGATGGAAATTTATCATTTTATATCAGTGAATTGCATATTGATAAAGACGAAGTTTTAAGAAAAAAAATTAAAATATTAAAATCTATATTCAAAGAAGTTATTTTGTACACTTCATGGATTCCATCGATATGCAAAAATTTAACATTTATTTTATTATCTAAAAATAGCAAAGGAAAAAAATATACAATTGAAGAAATTAGTAAATTTATTAAAACCAAAAATATTGGGAAATTATATTTTATAAATGAACATAGTTTTATTGGTCTTATGAATCCACCTATATATTTACAAAAATATGATTTAGCCTCTTAA